The Actinotalea sp. JY-7876 sequence TCCTCGACCGCTTCGGGCCGCGCGTGATGATCGGCTCCGGCGCCGTGCTCATGGCGACGGGCCAGCTGCTGCTGGGTGTCGTGGAGGACCTCCCGGCGGCCTACGTGGCGCGCGTGCTCATCGGGGCGGGCGACGCGGCGACGTTCATCTCCGTCGTCCGGCTGGTGGCCGCCTGGTTCCCGGCCCGTCGGGTCCCGCTCCTGACCCAGCTCACAGGCATCGTGGGGCAGTCCGGGCAGGTGGCCGCGGCCGTGCCGCTCGTGGCCGTCCTGCACCTCGCCGGCTGGCAGACGGCGTTCGTCGGGCTCGCCGCGGTGGGCGCGATGGCGTCGGCGCTCGCGTTCGGCGTGGTGCGGGACGGTCCGCCCGGGACCGTCGTGCGCAGCGGCGGCGGGCTCCTGTCGCCGGTGCGCGAGGTGGCGCGCGTACCCGGCACCTGGCTCGGGTTCTGGTCGCACGCGCTGAGCCAGTTCAGCTTCACCGTGTTCGTGCTGCTGTGGGGCTACCCCTTCCTCACCGTGGCGCAGGGGCTGAGCCCCGCGCAGGCCGGTGGGCTGCTCACGCTCAACGCGCTCGCGGTCGTGGCGTCCGGTCCGGTCGTGGGGACGCTCACCGGGCGCCACCCGCTGCGCCGGTCGTGGATGGTGCTCACCATCGCCTTCGCGACCCTCGCCGCGTGGGTCGCCGTCCTCGTCCACCCGGGACGCAGCCCGCTGTGGTTGCTCGTGGTCCTCGTCGTGGTCCTCGGCGTCGGCGGGCCCGGCTCCGCCATCGGCTTCGACTACGCCCGGACGTTCAACGCGAGCGGGCGGCTCGGGACC is a genomic window containing:
- a CDS encoding nitrate/nitrite transporter, whose amino-acid sequence is MAAFVAYAIGVLHRGSLGVASVEATERFGVGAAVLSTFVVVQLGVYAALQVPAGVLLDRFGPRVMIGSGAVLMATGQLLLGVVEDLPAAYVARVLIGAGDAATFISVVRLVAAWFPARRVPLLTQLTGIVGQSGQVAAAVPLVAVLHLAGWQTAFVGLAAVGAMASALAFGVVRDGPPGTVVRSGGGLLSPVREVARVPGTWLGFWSHALSQFSFTVFVLLWGYPFLTVAQGLSPAQAGGLLTLNALAVVASGPVVGTLTGRHPLRRSWMVLTIAFATLAAWVAVLVHPGRSPLWLLVVLVVVLGVGGPGSAIGFDYARTFNASGRLGTATGLVNVGGFAVAVVSVLAVGVVLDVAATRGAAPLSLEAFRPAFAVMLLPWLGCLAGLLLSRRATRREMASRGVVVPPVRAVLARRRGARAADGTP